In Thunnus maccoyii chromosome 11, fThuMac1.1, whole genome shotgun sequence, one genomic interval encodes:
- the LOC121907650 gene encoding collagen alpha-3(VI) chain-like, whose product MLILLNGGSSFDNVDAPASALKQQGIFAIGIGTRNSDSRELQKISYDPSYALSVSDFTDLPSVQEQLSSVMSTVLVRATPMTPTVTVDRKAPGRDVVFLLDGSDSTRTGFPAMRDFVQRVVETLSVDDNKDRVSVVQYSRDPAVQFYLNTYSTKGEVLDTVKGLRHKGGRPLNTGAALQFVRDNVFTASAGSRRLEGVPQVLILLSGGRSFDSVDEPASALKQLGVLTFAIGTRSSDSKELQKISYDPSYALSVSEFTDLPSVQQQLQSSVEAVVVDVTPESPTVPVDTAKKDIVFLLDGSDGTRNGFPAMRDFVERVVEKLNVGQNKDRVSVVQYSRDAEVHFYLNTYTTREDIVDSVRGLKHKGGRPLNTGAALRYVRDNVFTNSSGSRRLQGVPQMLILLNGGSSFDNVDAPASALKQQGIFAIGIGTRNSDSRELQKISYDPSYALSVSDFTDLPSVQEQLSSVMSTVLVRATPMTPTVTVDRKAPGRDVVFLLDGSDSTRTGFPAMRDFVQRVVETLSVDDNKDRVSVVQYSRDPAVQFYLNTYSTKGEVLDTVKGLRHKGGRPLNTGAALQFVRDNVFTASAGSRRLEGVPQVLILLSGGRSFDSVDEPASALKQLGVLTFAIGTRSSDSKELQKISYDPSYALSVSEFTDLPSVQQQLQSSVEAVVVDVTPESPTVPVDTAKKDIVFLLDGSDGTRNGFPAMRDFVERVVEKLNVGQNKDRVSVVQYSRDAEVHFYLNTYTTREDIVDSVRGLKHKGGRPLNTGAALQYVRDNVFTNSSGSRRLQGVPQMLILLNGGSSFDNVDAPASALKQQGIFAIGIGTRNSDSRELQKISYDPSYALSVSDFTDLPSVQEQLSSVMSTVQVRATPMTPTVTVDRKAPGRDVVFLLDGSDSTRTGFPAMRDFVQRVVETLSVDDNKDRVSVVQYSRDPAVQFYLNTYSTKGEVLDTVKGLRHKGGRPLNTGAALQFVRDNVFTASAGSRRLEGVPQVLILLSGGRSFDSVDEPASALKQLGVLTFAIGTRSSDSKELQKISYDPSYALSVSEFTDLPSVQQQLQSSVEAVVVDVTPESPTVPVDTAKKDIVFLLDGSDGTRNGFPAMRDFVERVVEKLNVGQNKDRVSVVQYSRDAEVHFYLNTYTTREDIVDSVRGLKHKGGRPLNTGAALQYVRDNVFTNSSGSRRLQGVPQMLILLNGGSSFDNVDAPASALKQQGIFAIGIGTRNSDSRELQKISYDPSYALSVSDFTDLPSVQEQLSSVMSTVLVRATPMTPTVTVDRKAPGRDVVFLLDGSDSTRTGFPAMRDFVQRVVETLSVDDNKDRVSVVQYSRDPAVQFYLNTYSTKGEVLDTVKGLRHKGGRPLNTGAALQFVRDNVFTASAGSRRLEGVPQVLILLSGGRSFDSVDEPASALKQLGVLTFAIGTRSSDSKELQKISYDPSYALSVSEFTDLPSVQQQLQSSVEAVVVDVTPESPTVPVDTAKKDIVFLLDGSDGTRNGFPAMRDFVERVVEKLNVGQNKDRVSVVQYSRDAEVHFYLNTYTTREDIVDSVRGLKHKGGRPLNTGAALQYVRDNVFTNSSGSRRLQGVPQMLILLNGGSSFDNVDAPASALKQQGIFAIGIGTRNSDSRELQKISYDPSYALSVSDFTDLPSVQEQLSSVMSTVLVRATPMTPTVTVDRKAPGRDVVFLLDGSDSTRTGFPAMRDFVQRVVETLSVDDNKDRVSVVQYSRDPAVQFYLNTYSTKGEVLDTVKGLRHKGGRPLNTGAALQFVRDNVFTASAGSRRLEGVPQVLILLSGGRSFDSVDEPASALKQLGVLTFAIGTRSSDSKELQKISYDPSYALSVSEFTDLPSVQQQLQSSVEAVVVDVTPESPTVPVDTAKKDIVFLLDGSDGTRNGFPAMRDFVERVVEKLNVGQNKDRVSVVQYSRDAEVHFYLNTYTTREDIVDSVRGLKHNGGRPLNTGAALQYVRDNVFTNSSGSRRLQGVPQMLILLNGGSSFDNVDAPASALKQQGIFAIGIGTRNSDSRELQKISYDPSYALSVSDFTDLPSVQEQLSSVMSTVLVRATPMTPTVTVDRKAPGRDVVFLLDGSDSTRTGFPAMRDFVQRVVETLSVDDNKDRVSVVQYSRDPAVQFYLNTYSTKGEVLDTVKGLRHKGGRPLNTGAALQFVRDNVFTASAGSRRLEGVPQVLILLSGGRSFDSVDEPASALKQLGVLTFAIGTRSSDSKELQKISYDPSYALSVSEFTDLPSVQQQLQSSVEAVVVDVTPESPTVPVDTAKKDIVFLLDGSDGTRNGFPAMRDFVERVVEKLNVGQNKDRVSVVQYSRDAEVHFYLNTYTTREDIVDSVRGLKHKGGRPLNTGAALQYVRDNVFTNSSGSRRLQGVPQMLILLNGGSSFDNVDAPASALKQQGIFAIGIGTRNSDSRELQKISYDPSYALSVSDFTDLPSVQEQLSSVMSTVLVRATPMTPTVTVDRKAPGRDVVFLLDGSDSTRTGFPAMRDFVQRVVETLSVDDNKDRVSVVQYSRDPAVQFYLNTYSTKGEVLDTVKGLRHKGGRPLNTGAALQFVRDNVFTASAGSRRLEGVPQVLILLSGGRSFDSVDEPASALKQLGVLTFAIGTRSSDSKELQKISYDPSYALSVSEFTDLPSVQQQLQSSVEAVVVDVTPESPTVPVDTAKKDIVFLLDGSDGTRNGFPAMRDFVERVVEKLNVGQNKDRVSVVQYSRDAEVHFYLNTYTTREDIVDSVRGLKHNGGRPLNTGAALQYVRDNVFTNSSGSRRLQGVPQMLILLNGGSSFDNVDAPASALKQQGIFAIGIGTRNSDSRELQKISYDPSYALSVSDFTDLPSVQEQLSSVMSTVLVRATPMTPTVTGKKVTHFSIPRSWWDAN is encoded by the exons ATGTTGATCCTGCTAAATGGTGGAAGTTCTTTTGACAATGTAGATGCCCCAgcctctgctctcaaacagcagGGCATCTTTGCCATTGGCATTGGAACAAGGAACTCTGACAGTAGAGAGCTGCAGAAGATATCATATGACCCTAGTTACGCTCTATCAGTGTCTGACTTCACTGACCTCCCCAGTGTCCAAGAACAGCTCTCCTCTGTAATGAGCACAGTGCTAGTGAGGGCCACGCCCATGACACCAACAGTAACTG TGGACAGAAAGGCACCAGGAAGGGATGTTGTGTTCTTGTTGGATGGATCTGATAGTACTAGAACTGGATTCCCAGCTATGCGAGACTTTGTCCAAAGAGTAGTAGAGACACTCAGTGTGGATGACAACAAGGACCGTGTCTCAGTGgttcagtacagcagagatCCAGCTGTCCAGTTCTATCTGAACACGTACAGCACAAAGGGCGAGGTCCTTGACACTGTTAAAGGTTTGAGGCACAAAGGCGGAAGACCCCTCAACACTGGAGCAGCTCTCCAGTTCGTGAGGGATAATGTCTTCACGGCCTCTGCCGGAAGCAGGCGCCTGGAAGGAGTCCCACAGGTGCTGATATTGTTAAGTGGTGGAAGGTcttttgacagtgttgatgaaccagcttctgctctcaaacagctggGAGTCTTGACCTTTGCAATCGGAACCAGGAGCTCTGATAGCAAAGAACTGCAGAAGATATCCTACGACCCCAGTTATGCTCtatctgtgtctgaattcaCTGACCTTCCCAGTGTCCAACAACAACTTCAGTCTTCCGTGGAAGCTGTGGTTGTTGACGTCACCCCAGAGTCACCAACTGTACCTG ttgacACTGCCAAAAAGGATATCGTATTCCTTCTGGATGGTTCCGATGGCACAAGGAATGGCTTCCCTGCCATGCGTGATTTTGTTGAGAGAGTGGTGGAGAAACTCaatgtgggacaaaacaaagaccGTGTCTCTGTGgtccagtacagcagagatgcagaggTCCATTTCTATCTGAACACGTACACAACCAGAGAGGATATTGTGGATTCGGTCAGAGGGCTGAAACACAAAGGAGGCAGACCCCTCAACACCGGGGCAGCCCTCCGGTACGTCAGGGACAACGTCTTTACAAACTCCTCCGGGAGTAGGCGCCTGCAAGGTGTTCCACAGATGTTGATCCTGCTAAATGGTGGAAGTTCTTTTGACAATGTAGATGCCCCAgcctctgctctcaaacagcagGGCATCTTTGCCATTGGCATTGGAACAAGGAACTCTGACAGTAGAGAGCTGCAGAAGATATCATATGACCCTAGTTACGCTCTATCAGTGTCTGACTTCACTGACCTCCCCAGTGTCCAAGAACAGCTCTCCTCTGTAATGAGCACAGTGCTAGTGAGGGCCACGCCCATGACACCAACAGTAACTG TGGACAGAAAGGCACCAGGAAGGGATGTTGTGTTCTTGTTGGATGGATCTGATAGTACTAGAACTGGATTCCCAGCTATGCGAGACTTTGTCCAAAGAGTAGTAGAGACACTCAGTGTGGATGACAACAAGGACCGTGTCTCAGTGgttcagtacagcagagatCCAGCTGTCCAGTTCTATCTGAACACGTACAGCACAAAGGGCGAGGTCCTTGACACTGTTAAAGGTTTGAGGCACAAAGGCGGAAGACCCCTCAACACTGGAGCAGCTCTCCAGTTCGTGAGGGATAATGTCTTCACGGCCTCTGCCGGAAGCAGGCGCCTGGAAGGAGTCCCACAGGTGCTGATATTGTTAAGTGGTGGAAGGTcttttgacagtgttgatgaaccagcttctgctctcaaacagctggGAGTCTTGACCTTTGCAATCGGAACCAGGAGCTCTGATAGCAAAGAACTGCAGAAGATATCCTACGACCCCAGTTATGCTCtatctgtgtctgaattcaCTGACCTTCCCAGTGTCCAACAACAACTTCAGTCTTCCGTGGAAGCTGTGGTTGTTGACGTCACCCCAGAGTCACCAACTGTACCTG ttgacACTGCCAAAAAGGATATCGTATTCCTTCTGGATGGTTCCGATGGCACAAGGAATGGCTTCCCTGCCATGCGTGATTTTGTTGAGAGAGTGGTGGAGAAACTCaatgtgggacaaaacaaagaccGTGTCTCTGTGgtccagtacagcagagatgcagaggTCCATTTCTATCTGAACACGTACACCACCAGAGAGGATATTGTGGATTCGGTCAGAGGGCTGAAACACAAAGGAGGCAGACCCCTCAACACCGGGGCAGCCCTCCAGTACGTCAGGGACAATGTCTTTACAAACTCCTCCGGGAGTAGGCGCCTGCAAGGTGTTCCACAGATGTTGATCCTGCTAAATGGTGGAAGTTCTTTTGACAATGTAGATGCCCCAgcctctgctctcaaacagcagGGCATCTTTGCCATTGGCATTGGAACAAGGAACTCTGACAGTAGAGAGCTGCAGAAGATATCATATGACCCTAGTTACGCTCTATCAGTGTCTGACTTCACTGACCTCCCCAGTGTCCAAGAACAGCTCTCCTCTGTAATGAGCACAGTGCAAGTGAGGGCCACGCCCATGACACCAACAGTAACTG TGGACAGAAAGGCACCAGGAAGGGATGTTGTGTTCTTGTTGGATGGATCTGATAGTACTAGAACTGGATTCCCAGCTATGCGAGACTTTGTCCAAAGAGTAGTAGAGACACTCAGTGTGGATGACAACAAGGACCGTGTCTCAGTGgttcagtacagcagagatCCAGCTGTCCAGTTCTATCTGAACACGTACAGCACAAAGGGCGAGGTCCTTGACACTGTTAAAGGTTTGAGGCACAAAGGCGGAAGACCCCTCAACACTGGAGCAGCTCTCCAGTTCGTGAGGGATAATGTCTTCACGGCCTCTGCCGGAAGCAGGCGCCTGGAAGGAGTCCCACAGGTGCTGATATTGTTAAGTGGTGGAAGGTcttttgacagtgttgatgaaccagcttctgctctcaaacagctggGAGTCTTGACCTTTGCAATCGGAACCAGGAGCTCTGATAGCAAAGAACTGCAGAAGATATCCTACGACCCCAGTTATGCTCtatctgtgtctgaattcaCTGACCTTCCCAGTGTCCAACAACAACTTCAGTCTTCCGTGGAAGCTGTGGTTGTTGACGTCACCCCAGAGTCACCAACTGTACCTG ttgacACTGCCAAAAAGGATATCGTATTCCTTCTGGATGGTTCCGATGGCACAAGGAATGGCTTCCCTGCCATGCGTGATTTTGTTGAGAGAGTGGTGGAGAAACTCaatgtgggacaaaacaaagaccGTGTCTCTGTGgtccagtacagcagagatgcagaggTCCATTTCTATCTGAACACGTACACCACCAGAGAGGATATTGTGGATTCGGTCAGAGGGCTGAAACACAAAGGAGGCAGACCCCTCAACACCGGGGCAGCCCTCCAGTACGTCAGGGACAACGTCTTTACAAACTCCTCCGGGAGTAGGCGCCTGCAAGGTGTTCCACAGATGTTGATCCTGCTAAATGGTGGAAGTTCTTTTGACAATGTAGATGCCCCAgcctctgctctcaaacagcagGGCATCTTTGCCATTGGCATTGGAACAAGGAACTCTGACAGTAGAGAGCTGCAGAAGATATCATATGACCCTAGTTACGCTCTATCAGTGTCTGACTTCACTGACCTCCCCAGTGTCCAAGAACAGCTCTCCTCTGTAATGAGCACAGTGCTAGTGAGGGCCACGCCCATGACACCAACAGTAACTG TGGACAGAAAGGCACCAGGAAGGGATGTTGTGTTCTTGTTGGATGGATCTGATAGTACTAGAACTGGATTCCCAGCTATGCGAGACTTTGTCCAAAGAGTAGTAGAGACACTCAGTGTGGATGACAACAAGGACCGTGTCTCAGTGgttcagtacagcagagatCCAGCTGTCCAGTTCTATCTGAACACGTACAGCACAAAGGGCGAGGTCCTTGACACTGTTAAAGGTTTGAGGCACAAAGGCGGAAGACCCCTCAACACTGGAGCAGCTCTCCAGTTCGTGAGGGATAATGTCTTCACGGCCTCTGCCGGAAGCAGGCGCCTGGAAGGAGTCCCACAGGTGCTGATATTGTTAAGTGGTGGAAGGTcttttgacagtgttgatgaaccagcttctgctctcaaacagctggGAGTCTTGACCTTTGCAATCGGAACCAGGAGCTCTGATAGCAAAGAACTGCAGAAGATATCCTACGACCCCAGTTATGCTCtatctgtgtctgaattcaCTGACCTTCCCAGTGTCCAACAACAACTTCAGTCTTCCGTGGAAGCTGTGGTTGTTGACGTCACCCCAGAGTCACCAACTGTACCTG ttgacACTGCCAAAAAGGATATCGTATTCCTTCTGGATGGTTCCGATGGCACAAGGAATGGCTTCCCTGCCATGCGTGATTTTGTTGAGAGAGTGGTGGAGAAACTCaatgtgggacaaaacaaagaccGTGTCTCTGTGgtccagtacagcagagatgcagaggTCCATTTCTATCTGAACACGTACACCACCAGAGAGGATATTGTGGATTCGGTCAGAGGGCTCAAACACAAAGGAGGCAGACCCCTCAACACCGGGGCAGCCCTCCAGTACGTCAGGGACAACGTCTTTACAAACTCCTCCGGGAGTAGGCGCCTGCAAGGTGTTCCACAGATGTTGATCCTGCTAAATGGTGGAAGTTCTTTTGACAATGTAGATGCCCCAgcctctgctctcaaacagcagGGCATCTTTGCCATTGGCATTGGAACAAGGAACTCTGACAGTAGAGAGCTGCAGAAGATATCATATGACCCTAGTTACGCTCTATCAGTGTCTGACTTCACTGACCTCCCCAGTGTCCAAGAACAGCTCTCCTCTGTAATGAGCACAGTGCTAGTGAGGGCCACGCCCATGACACCAACAGTAACTG TGGACAGAAAGGCACCAGGAAGGGATGTTGTGTTCTTGTTGGATGGATCTGATAGTACTAGAACTGGATTCCCAGCTATGCGAGACTTTGTCCAAAGAGTAGTAGAGACACTCAGTGTGGATGACAACAAGGACCGTGTCTCAGTGgttcagtacagcagagatCCAGCTGTCCAGTTCTATCTGAACACGTACAGCACAAAGGGCGAGGTCCTTGACACTGTTAAAGGTTTGAGGCACAAAGGCGGAAGACCCCTCAACACTGGAGCAGCTCTCCAGTTCGTGAGGGATAATGTATTCACGGCCTCTGCCGGAAGCAGGCGCCTGGAAGGAGTCCCACAGGTGCTGATATTGTTAAGTGGTGGAAGGTCATTTGACAGTGTTGATGAACCAGcttctgctctcaaacagctggGAGTCTTGACCTTTGCAATCGGAACCAGGAGCTCTGATAGCAAAGAACTGCAGAAGATATCCTACGACCCCAGTTATGCTCtatctgtgtctgaattcaCTGACCTTCCCAGTGTCCAACAACAACTTCAGTCTTCCGTGGAAGCTGTGGTTGTTGACGTCACCCCAGAGTCACCAACTGTACCTG ttgacACTGCCAAAAAGGATATCGTATTCCTTCTGGATGGTTCCGATGGCACAAGGAATGGCTTCCCTGCCATGCGTGATTTTGTTGAGAGAGTGGTGGAGAAACTCaatgtgggacaaaacaaagaccGTGTCTCTGTGgtccagtacagcagagatgcagaggTCCATTTCTATCTGAACACGTACACCACCAGAGAGGATATTGTGGATTCGGTCAGAGGGCTGAAACACAATGGAGGCAGACCCCTCAACACCGGGGCAGCCCTCCAGTACGTCAGGGACAACGTCTTTACAAACTCCTCCGGGAGTAGGCGCCTGCAAGGTGTTCCACAGATGTTGATCCTGCTAAATGGTGGAAGTTCTTTTGACAATGTAGATGCCCCAgcctctgctctcaaacagcagGGCATCTTTGCCATTGGCATTGGAACAAGGAACTCTGACAGTAGAGAGCTGCAGAAGATATCATATGACCCTAGTTACGCTCTATCAGTGTCTGACTTCACTGACCTCCCCAGTGTCCAAGAACAGCTCTCCTCTGTAATGAGCACAGTGCTAGTGAGGGCCACGCCCATGACACCAACAGTAACTG TGGACAGAAAGGCACCAGGAAGGGATGTTGTGTTCTTGTTGGATGGATCTGATAGTACTAGAACTGGATTCCCAGCTATGCGAGACTTTGTCCAAAGAGTAGTAGAGACACTCAGTGTGGATGACAACAAGGACCGTGTCTCAGTGgttcagtacagcagagatCCAGCTGTCCAGTTCTATCTGAACACGTACAGCACAAAGGGCGAGGTCCTTGACACTGTTAAAGGTTTGAGGCACAAAGGCGGAAGACCCCTCAACACTGGAGCAGCTCTCCAGTTCGTGAGGGATAATGTCTTCACGGCCTCTGCCGGAAGCAGGCGCCTGGAAGGAGTCCCACAGGTGCTGATATTGTTAAGTGGTGGAAGGTcttttgacagtgttgatgaaccagcttctgctctcaaacagctggGAGTCTTGACCTTTGCAATCGGAACCAGGAGCTCTGATAGCAAAGAACTGCAGAAGATATCCTACGACCCCAGTTATGCTCtatctgtgtctgaattcaCTGACCTTCCCAGTGTCCAACAACAACTTCAGTCTTCCGTGGAAGCTGTGGTTGTTGACGTCACCCCAGAGTCACCAACTGTACCTG ttgacACTGCCAAAAAGGATATCGTATTCCTTCTGGATGGTTCCGATGGCACAAGGAATGGCTTCCCTGCCATGCGTGATTTTGTTGAGAGAGTGGTGGAGAAACTCaatgtgggacaaaacaaagaccGTGTCTCTGTGgtccagtacagcagagatgcagaggTCCATTTCTATCTGAACACGTACACCACCAGAGAGGATATTGTGGATTCGGTCAGAGGGCTGAAACACAAAGGAGGCAGACCCCTCAACACCGGGGCAGCCCTCCAGTACGTCAGGGACAACGTCTTTACAAACTCCTCCGGGAGTAGGCGCCTGCAAGGTGTTCCACAGATGTTGATCCTGCTAAATGGTGGAAGTTCTTTTGACAATGTAGATGCCCCAgcctctgctctcaaacagcagGGCATCTTTGCCATTGGCATTGGAACAAGGAACTCTGACAGTAGAGAGCTGCAGAAGATATCATATGACCCTAGTTACGCTCTATCAGTGTCTGACTTCACTGACCTCCCCAGTGTCCAAGAACAGCTCTCCTCTGTAATGAGCACAGTGCTAGTGAGGGCCACGCCCATGACACCAACAGTAACTG TGGACAGAAAGGCACCAGGAAGGGATGTTGTGTTCTTGTTGGATGGATCTGATAGTACTAGAACTGGATTCCCAGCTATGCGAGACTTTGTCCAAAGAGTAGTAGAGACACTCAGTGTGGATGACAACAAGGACCGTGTCTCAGTGgttcagtacagcagagatCCAGCTGTCCAGTTCTATCTGAACACGTACAGCACAAAGGGCGAGGTCCTTGACACTGTTAAAGGTTTGAGGCACAAAGGCGGAAGACCCCTAAACACTGGAGCAGCTCTCCAGTTCGTGAGGGATAATGTCTTCACGGCCTCTGCCGGAAGCAGGCGCCTGGAAGGAGTCCCACAGGTGCTGATATTGTTAAGTGGTGGAAGGTCATTTGACAGTGTTGATGAACCAGcttctgctctcaaacagctggGAGTCTTGACCTTTGCAATCGGAACCAGGAGCTCTGATAGCAAAGAACTGCAGAAGATATCCTACGACCCCAGTTATGCTCtatctgtgtctgaattcaCTGACCTTCCCAGTGTCCAACAACAACTTCAGTCTTCCGTGGAAGCTGTGGTTGTTGACGTCACCCCAGAGTCACCAACTGTACCTG ttgacACTGCCAAAAAGGATATCGTATTCCTTCTGGATGGTTCCGATGGCACAAGGAATGGCTTCCCTGCCATGCGTGATTTTGTTGAGAGAGTGGTGGAGAAACTCaatgtgggacaaaacaaagaccGTGTCTCTGTGgtccagtacagcagagatgcagaggTCCATTTCTATCTGAACACGTACACCACCAGAGAGGATATTGTGGATTCGGTCAGAGGGCTGAAACACAATGGAGGCAGACCCCTCAACACCGGGGCAGCCCTCCAGTACGTCAGGGACAACGTCTTTACAAACTCCTCCGGGAGTAGGCGCCTGCAAGGTGTTCCACAGATGTTGATCCTGCTAAATGGTGGAAGTTCTTTTGACAATGTAGATGCCCCAgcctctgctctcaaacagcagGGCATCTTTGCCATTGGCATTGGAACAAGGAACTCTGACAGTAGAGAGCTGCAGAAGATATCATATGACCCTAGTTACGCTCTATCAGTGTCTGACTTCACTGACCTCCCCAGTGTCCAAGAACAGCTCTCCTCTGTAATGAGCACAGTGCTAGTGAGGGCCACGCCCATGACACCAACAGTAACTGGTAAGAAAGTGACCCATTTTTCCATCCCACGATCATGGTGGGACGCAAACTGA